The following are encoded together in the Acinetobacter radioresistens DSM 6976 = NBRC 102413 = CIP 103788 genome:
- a CDS encoding RrF2 family transcriptional regulator: MQLNKFTDYALRSLMYISRPRNTPYTIAEIAVDLQISHNHLVKIVHFMGKQGWLITLRGKGGGIQLNPQALDSRVGDIVRILQGDQPIVECNSPPCVLRSDCGLKGILDTAVEQFYQSLNQYTLGQVLNIQPVQPHLSTHSAITLLNLS; the protein is encoded by the coding sequence ATGCAATTAAATAAATTCACTGATTATGCTTTGCGTAGCTTGATGTATATTTCACGTCCAAGAAATACGCCATATACCATTGCAGAAATTGCAGTAGATCTACAGATTTCTCATAATCACCTGGTCAAGATTGTACATTTTATGGGTAAACAGGGCTGGCTGATTACATTACGTGGCAAAGGGGGCGGTATTCAGCTGAATCCGCAGGCACTTGATTCACGTGTAGGTGATATTGTTCGGATACTGCAAGGTGACCAGCCAATTGTAGAATGCAATTCACCGCCTTGTGTGCTTCGTTCAGATTGTGGCCTTAAAGGTATTTTAGATACAGCAGTTGAACAGTTCTATCAGAGTCTGAACCAATATACATTGGGCCAGGTTCTAAATATTCAGCCTGTTCAACCACATCTCTCTACTCA